One segment of Streptosporangium brasiliense DNA contains the following:
- a CDS encoding ABC transporter permease: MRFLAKRLAGLIVVLLVASFLVYGLLYLVPGGPMAFLLGNRSGTPEQVAAIRAQYHLDDPFLLRYAAWLRDAVTGDFGTSLVYRQDVSALMASRATTTAFLVVYATLLIVAGGVAMGLLAGLRGGKADGAVSLISSVFLATPPFVIGVILVIVFALGLGWFPVFGPGNGFGDRIHHLTLPAITLSLASAAFLARITRASVSEELGREHVETARSRGLAEGHIVRRHVLRNAAIPVVTVVGLNVAGLIAGSVVVESIFALDGLGSLFVRAILQRDFAIVQAVVLVLVTAFVLINLVVDLCYSALDPRLSRQ; encoded by the coding sequence ATGAGGTTCCTGGCGAAACGACTGGCAGGGCTGATCGTGGTCCTGCTGGTCGCCTCCTTCCTGGTGTACGGCCTGCTCTACTTGGTGCCCGGCGGCCCGATGGCGTTCCTGCTCGGCAACCGCAGCGGCACCCCCGAGCAGGTCGCGGCCATCCGCGCGCAGTACCACCTGGACGATCCGTTCCTGCTGCGCTACGCCGCCTGGCTGCGTGACGCGGTGACGGGCGACTTCGGCACCTCCCTGGTCTATCGGCAGGACGTCTCCGCGCTGATGGCCTCCCGGGCGACGACGACCGCCTTCCTGGTGGTCTACGCGACGCTGCTGATCGTGGCCGGGGGCGTGGCCATGGGCCTGCTGGCCGGGCTGCGCGGCGGCAAGGCCGACGGCGCGGTCAGCCTGATCTCCTCGGTGTTCCTGGCCACGCCGCCGTTCGTGATCGGGGTGATCCTCGTCATCGTCTTCGCGCTGGGACTGGGCTGGTTCCCGGTCTTCGGGCCCGGTAACGGGTTCGGTGACCGCATCCACCACCTCACGCTCCCGGCGATAACGCTCAGCCTGGCCAGCGCCGCGTTCCTCGCCCGTATCACGCGGGCCTCGGTGTCGGAGGAGCTGGGCCGGGAGCACGTGGAGACCGCCCGCAGCCGCGGCCTGGCCGAGGGGCACATCGTCCGCAGGCACGTGCTGCGCAACGCGGCCATCCCGGTGGTGACCGTGGTCGGCCTGAACGTCGCCGGGCTGATCGCGGGCTCGGTCGTGGTGGAGAGCATCTTCGCCCTGGACGGCCTGGGCTCGTTGTTCGTCCGCGCGATCCTGCAACGCGACTTCGCGATCGTCCAGGCGGTGGTGCTCGTGCTCGTCACCGCCTTCGTCCTGATCAATCTGGTGGTGGACCTGTGCTACTCCGCTCTCGACCCGCGCCTGTCGCGGCAGTGA
- a CDS encoding ABC transporter ATP-binding protein: MSLLTLEGFGLAVPYGRSWRTLVEQVDLTIGRGEAVGLVGESGSGKSMTARAVIGLTPPGARVTGRIVFDGAEVPSGRELRRLRAKRIAMIFQDPRAHINPVRSVGDFLTEAMVHNLRMPVRQASARAVQLLKEVGITDGERRLRQHPHELSGGLLQRVMIASVLAVEPDLVLADEPTTALDVTTQSEVMAILDELRREHGMAMLLITHDLELAAATCDRLAVMYAGRIVEDLDGEPRHPYTRGLMRSRPSLEGTVHRLPVIPGRPVAAFEAEEGCAFAPRCDLAEPRCRESRPPSVRGVACLRAEETA, from the coding sequence GTGAGCCTGTTGACGTTGGAAGGCTTCGGCCTGGCCGTGCCGTACGGACGGAGCTGGCGGACGCTGGTGGAGCAGGTGGACCTGACCATCGGCAGAGGAGAGGCCGTCGGGCTGGTGGGAGAGTCCGGGTCGGGCAAGTCGATGACCGCCCGGGCGGTCATCGGCCTGACCCCGCCGGGCGCCCGCGTGACCGGCAGGATCGTCTTCGACGGCGCCGAGGTGCCCTCGGGCAGGGAACTGCGGCGGCTGCGGGCCAAGCGGATCGCGATGATCTTCCAGGATCCGCGGGCGCACATCAACCCCGTCCGCAGCGTCGGCGACTTCCTCACCGAAGCCATGGTCCACAACCTGCGGATGCCGGTACGGCAGGCGTCGGCGCGAGCCGTACAGCTCCTCAAGGAGGTCGGCATCACCGACGGTGAGCGGCGCCTGCGCCAGCACCCCCACGAACTCTCCGGCGGTCTGCTGCAGCGCGTCATGATCGCATCCGTGCTCGCCGTCGAACCCGACCTGGTGCTGGCCGACGAGCCGACCACCGCACTGGATGTGACCACCCAGTCAGAGGTCATGGCCATCCTGGACGAGCTGCGCCGCGAGCACGGCATGGCCATGCTGTTGATCACCCACGACCTGGAGCTGGCCGCCGCGACATGTGACCGGCTCGCGGTGATGTACGCGGGCCGGATCGTGGAGGACCTTGACGGCGAGCCGCGCCACCCCTACACGCGCGGCCTCATGAGATCACGCCCCAGTTTGGAGGGAACGGTGCACCGGCTGCCGGTGATCCCCGGACGGCCCGTGGCGGCCTTCGAAGCCGAGGAGGGCTGCGCGTTCGCACCACGCTGCGACCTGGCCGAGCCGCGTTGCCGGGAGAGCCGGCCGCCGTCCGTCCGCGGGGTCGCCTGCCTGAGAGCGGAGGAGACGGCATGA
- a CDS encoding amidohydrolase family protein gives MSTLVRASFVIGFDGDDHVIHRDACVVYDRDRIVHVGRSYDGPVDEVIDAGEAIVGPGFIDLDALADIDHAILDTWHADSSGLGWSQDYAVNRRRAVFPLEDTLFMREYALTQLIRNGITTAMPIAAETHSAWAESYEELAGVVEIAGRLGLRMYLGPSYRSGVPVLRADGSRDVHWEPELGEKGLADAIRFVRDVDGAHDGRIRGALLPCRIETVTLDLLRATARAAEGLDCLVRLHCMQGMTELRLLREWYGRHPLDVLAEVGLLGPRLLIPHALYLGDPETPFEGSPDRLAALAGIVHCPLTFVRYGDALRDFDRYREAGVNMALGTDSFPPDMIRNMDYGNNLAKLVTGRLEAGSAADYYRAATLGGARALGRDDLGRLAPGAKADLVVVDLSGPRTGPVDDPIRTLLMNCTGADVSTVVIDGRPVMRDRMIAGVDEESMRLRAQTYFETMKAAYSERDHMRRDQALLFPASFRVVEAGS, from the coding sequence GTGAGCACTCTCGTCAGGGCGTCGTTCGTCATCGGCTTCGACGGCGACGACCATGTCATCCACCGCGACGCGTGCGTCGTCTACGACCGCGACCGGATCGTCCACGTCGGCCGCTCCTACGACGGCCCGGTCGACGAGGTGATCGACGCCGGTGAGGCGATCGTCGGGCCGGGCTTCATCGACCTGGACGCGCTGGCCGACATCGACCACGCCATCCTCGACACCTGGCACGCCGACTCCAGCGGGCTGGGGTGGTCACAGGACTACGCCGTCAACCGGCGCCGTGCCGTCTTCCCGCTCGAGGACACGCTCTTCATGCGGGAGTACGCGCTCACCCAGCTCATCCGCAACGGCATCACCACGGCGATGCCGATCGCCGCCGAGACGCACAGCGCCTGGGCGGAGTCGTACGAGGAGCTCGCCGGCGTCGTGGAGATCGCCGGACGGCTCGGCCTGCGCATGTACTTGGGTCCGTCCTACCGCTCCGGCGTGCCGGTGCTGCGTGCCGACGGCAGCAGGGACGTGCACTGGGAGCCCGAGCTCGGCGAGAAGGGGCTCGCCGACGCGATCCGCTTCGTCCGGGACGTCGACGGCGCCCACGACGGCCGGATCCGAGGGGCGCTCCTGCCCTGCCGCATCGAGACCGTCACCCTCGACCTGCTGCGCGCCACCGCCCGAGCCGCGGAGGGACTCGACTGCCTGGTCCGCCTGCACTGCATGCAGGGGATGACGGAGCTGCGGTTGCTGCGCGAGTGGTACGGCCGGCACCCGCTGGACGTGCTGGCCGAGGTGGGCCTGCTCGGTCCCCGGCTGCTGATCCCACACGCCCTGTACCTCGGTGACCCCGAGACGCCGTTCGAGGGATCACCGGACCGGCTCGCGGCCCTGGCCGGGATCGTGCACTGCCCCCTCACCTTCGTCAGGTACGGCGACGCGCTCCGCGACTTCGACCGTTACCGGGAGGCCGGTGTGAACATGGCGCTGGGCACCGACTCCTTCCCGCCCGACATGATCCGCAACATGGACTACGGCAACAACCTGGCCAAGCTGGTCACCGGACGGCTGGAGGCGGGCTCGGCCGCCGACTACTACCGGGCCGCCACGCTGGGCGGCGCCCGCGCACTGGGCCGGGACGATCTGGGCAGACTCGCCCCCGGCGCCAAGGCCGACCTGGTCGTCGTGGACCTCTCCGGCCCGCGCACCGGCCCCGTCGACGACCCGATCAGGACGTTGCTGATGAACTGCACGGGCGCCGACGTGTCCACCGTGGTGATCGACGGCCGGCCGGTGATGCGCGACCGGATGATCGCGGGGGTGGATGAGGAGTCGATGCGGCTCCGCGCACAGACCTACTTCGAGACGATGAAGGCCGCCTACTCTGAGCGTGACCACATGCGCCGCGACCAGGCACTGTTGTTCCCCGCGTCCTTCCGCGTCGTCGAGGCCGGCTCATGA
- the allB gene encoding allantoinase AllB has protein sequence MAELDVLFRARRVVTAAGEVARSIGVRGGTVIAVEPLDADLEAAEVVELGDDEVLLPGLVDSHVHVNDPGRTEWEGFGSATRAAAAGGVTTIIDMPLNSIPPTTDVAALRTKRKTAEGRVYVDVGFWGGAVPGNLCELRGLHDSGVFGFKCFLLHSGVDEFPHLEPGELADALREIGAFDALMIVHAEDPHVIDHAPAAHGASYRDFLRSRPRGAENLAVAQVIELARRTGCRAHIVHLSSSDALPMIRSARRDGVRITVETCPHYLTFSAEEIAEGATQFKCCPPIREAANRESLWQGLADGTIDCVVSDHSPCTPELKRFDVGDFGVAWGGIASLQLGLPAVWTEARRRGHTLTDVVRWMAERPAELVGLPRKGRIEPGYQADFCVFAPDEVSVVDRERLHHRNPVTPYHGRPLAGVVRGSWLRGVPIDIDSPPQGRLLNRGGA, from the coding sequence ATGGCCGAGCTGGACGTGCTGTTCAGGGCCCGTCGAGTGGTCACCGCGGCCGGGGAGGTGGCGCGCAGCATCGGCGTACGGGGCGGGACGGTGATCGCGGTCGAGCCGCTGGACGCGGACCTCGAGGCCGCCGAGGTGGTCGAGCTCGGTGACGACGAGGTGCTGCTGCCCGGCCTCGTCGACAGCCACGTGCACGTGAACGACCCCGGCCGGACCGAGTGGGAGGGCTTCGGGAGCGCCACCCGGGCGGCAGCGGCCGGCGGTGTCACGACGATCATCGACATGCCGCTGAACAGCATTCCGCCGACCACCGATGTCGCGGCGCTGCGGACGAAGCGGAAGACCGCCGAGGGACGGGTGTACGTCGACGTCGGCTTCTGGGGCGGGGCCGTACCGGGCAACCTGTGCGAACTGCGCGGGCTGCACGACTCGGGCGTGTTCGGATTCAAGTGCTTCCTGCTGCACTCCGGCGTGGACGAGTTCCCCCACCTGGAACCGGGCGAGCTGGCGGACGCGTTACGGGAGATCGGGGCGTTCGACGCACTGATGATCGTGCACGCCGAGGACCCGCACGTGATCGACCACGCCCCGGCCGCGCACGGCGCGAGCTACCGGGACTTCCTGCGCTCCAGGCCGCGGGGCGCGGAGAATCTCGCGGTCGCGCAGGTGATCGAGCTGGCCCGCCGGACCGGTTGCCGGGCGCACATCGTGCACCTGTCCAGCTCGGACGCGCTGCCGATGATCCGGTCGGCCCGGCGCGACGGCGTCCGGATCACCGTGGAGACGTGCCCGCACTATCTGACGTTCAGCGCGGAGGAGATCGCCGAGGGCGCCACCCAGTTCAAGTGCTGCCCGCCGATCCGGGAGGCGGCGAACCGCGAGTCGCTCTGGCAAGGGCTTGCCGACGGCACGATCGACTGCGTGGTGTCCGACCACTCGCCGTGCACACCGGAGCTCAAACGGTTCGACGTCGGTGACTTCGGCGTCGCCTGGGGCGGCATCGCGTCGCTGCAACTCGGCCTGCCGGCGGTGTGGACCGAGGCCCGGCGCCGCGGCCACACGCTGACCGACGTGGTGCGCTGGATGGCCGAACGCCCTGCGGAGCTGGTGGGGCTGCCTCGCAAAGGCCGGATCGAGCCGGGCTACCAGGCCGACTTCTGCGTGTTCGCGCCCGACGAGGTGTCCGTGGTCGACAGGGAACGGCTGCACCACCGCAACCCGGTCACGCCCTACCATGGCCGGCCGCTCGCGGGTGTGGTCCGCGGTAGCTGGCTGCGCGGCGTACCGATCGACATCGACAGCCCGCCGCAGGGCCGGCTGCTCAACAGAGGAGGAGCATGA
- a CDS encoding ABC transporter ATP-binding protein has protein sequence MSVIEAERLRKTYGTATAVDEVSFTVAEGESLAIVGESGSGKTTVARMLLGLETPTSGTISVCGRPRPAGRVSAGERRRRAREIQIVFQDPYSSLDKLQRVGDVVETSLALHFSLTPAERRKKALDLLESVGLAERHAAMLPRQLSGGQRQRVAIARALAVEPRVLVLDEAVAALDVSIQAQILNLLADIREQRSISYVFISHDLAVVNQISDTAVVMRHGRVVERGTTRALLREPQEEYTKALLAAVPRPGWKPTRRNTQ, from the coding sequence ATGAGCGTGATCGAAGCGGAGCGGCTACGGAAGACGTACGGCACCGCCACCGCGGTCGACGAGGTCTCCTTCACCGTGGCCGAAGGCGAGTCGCTGGCCATCGTGGGAGAGTCCGGGTCGGGGAAGACCACCGTCGCCCGCATGCTGCTCGGCCTGGAGACGCCCACCAGCGGGACGATCAGCGTCTGCGGGCGGCCGCGTCCGGCAGGCCGGGTGTCGGCCGGGGAGCGGCGCAGACGGGCACGAGAGATCCAGATCGTCTTCCAGGACCCCTATTCCTCGCTGGACAAGCTGCAGCGGGTCGGCGACGTCGTCGAGACGAGCCTTGCCCTGCACTTCTCGCTCACCCCCGCCGAGCGGCGGAAGAAGGCGCTGGACCTGCTCGAATCCGTGGGCCTGGCCGAACGTCACGCCGCGATGCTGCCCAGACAGCTGTCCGGAGGGCAGCGCCAGCGGGTGGCCATCGCCCGCGCCCTGGCGGTGGAGCCACGCGTGCTGGTGCTGGACGAGGCGGTCGCCGCGCTCGACGTCTCGATCCAGGCGCAGATCCTCAACCTGCTCGCCGACATCCGCGAGCAGCGGTCGATCAGCTATGTCTTCATCTCCCACGACCTGGCCGTGGTCAACCAGATCAGCGACACGGCCGTCGTGATGCGTCACGGCCGCGTCGTGGAGCGAGGAACCACCCGCGCCCTGCTGCGCGAGCCGCAGGAGGAATACACCAAAGCCCTGCTGGCCGCCGTACCCAGGCCCGGATGGAAGCCGACCCGGAGGAACACACAGTGA
- a CDS encoding ABC transporter permease, with amino-acid sequence MTRRLGGLGVAAAVLLTATVVITLFAPLLAPYDPDLPDLFNALGGASVAHPLGGDALGRDVLSRLMYGARTTLLAPVLVICVASVAGTTLAIVAAWAGGKVDAVISRLLDVLFSVPGIVFALVTVAVLGPGIPGVVIGLAVAYTPYVARVVRSAALRERNLPYVAAAWVQGRSATAICLRHLLPNLRPIIVAQSVSALGFAVIDVAAVSFLGLGVQPPTADWGLMVKSGLDSAMRGQPLEALSAGLLIALVVAAVNLLGDRLGRQP; translated from the coding sequence GTGACCCGCCGTCTGGGCGGGCTGGGCGTGGCCGCTGCCGTCCTGCTGACCGCCACCGTGGTGATCACCCTGTTCGCGCCGCTGCTCGCGCCCTACGACCCCGACCTGCCCGACCTGTTCAACGCGCTGGGCGGCGCTTCCGTCGCGCATCCCCTGGGCGGGGACGCCCTGGGCCGGGACGTGCTGTCCCGGCTGATGTACGGCGCGCGGACCACGTTGCTCGCCCCGGTGCTGGTGATCTGCGTCGCGAGTGTCGCGGGGACCACGCTGGCGATCGTCGCCGCCTGGGCGGGCGGCAAGGTGGACGCGGTCATCTCCCGCCTGCTGGATGTGCTGTTCTCCGTGCCCGGCATCGTTTTCGCGCTGGTCACCGTGGCCGTCCTCGGTCCCGGCATCCCCGGCGTGGTGATCGGCCTGGCCGTCGCCTACACCCCGTACGTGGCTCGGGTGGTGCGGAGCGCGGCGCTGCGTGAGCGCAACCTGCCGTACGTGGCCGCCGCCTGGGTGCAGGGCCGTTCCGCGACCGCCATCTGCCTGCGCCACCTGCTGCCCAACCTGCGGCCGATCATCGTCGCCCAGTCGGTCTCCGCGCTCGGCTTCGCGGTGATCGACGTGGCGGCGGTCTCCTTCCTCGGGCTGGGCGTGCAGCCGCCCACGGCCGACTGGGGGCTGATGGTCAAGAGCGGCCTGGACAGCGCCATGCGGGGCCAGCCGCTGGAGGCGCTGAGCGCGGGCCTGCTGATCGCGCTGGTGGTGGCCGCAGTGAACCTGTTGGGTGATCGCCTGGGGAGGCAGCCGTGA
- a CDS encoding ABC transporter substrate-binding protein translates to MIRRAIPVATALALALTACGQQAASPQQQQQQGAGGAPKLELRTVTAPATGELDKVTWNLPYEPQTVDPIRSFNYAENTVLANMCESLLRLTPEFGIEPGLAEKADNPSPTTWVYTIRDGVKFWDGTPLTAEDVAASLNRHLDPALGTWWGDYFHTVESIKATGPMQVTVTLKQPDVLFNQAMASAAGAIVSAEYAKKKDLGSPTGGVMCTGPYKYESWKSGDSLTIKRNDAYWDTALRPKTKELVFRFIADETTAVNALRSGEVDGQYFYLPPAGLGQLQQSTTGSVTLGKSLTFWTLLGAAKTGPYADPKVRQALSLALDRAAISKVVFQGTAVPQRTLAGAEYWGYQRDAFQKAYDALPPETPDLAKAKQLLTEAGSPTQTITIGIQGSSAVHEQTANLIKATGEALGLKIEIKVIPVEQYGNLYSDPKAREGIDAFFSTWYGNVPDPLDIYTVFLAGSRTNFNDYAAVDADIKKARAAYDETERAALVTTIQQKVTADVPWMPLNNLPVILYMNKRVTGAVASFPYLYYPWAAGLGAA, encoded by the coding sequence ATGATCCGTCGAGCCATACCCGTGGCCACCGCCCTCGCGCTGGCCCTGACCGCGTGCGGCCAGCAGGCCGCGTCACCACAACAGCAACAACAGCAAGGAGCGGGCGGAGCGCCCAAGCTGGAGCTCAGAACCGTCACCGCCCCGGCCACCGGGGAACTGGACAAGGTGACGTGGAACCTGCCGTACGAGCCGCAGACGGTCGACCCGATCAGGTCGTTCAACTACGCCGAGAACACCGTGCTGGCCAACATGTGCGAGAGCCTGCTGCGGCTGACCCCCGAGTTCGGCATCGAACCCGGCCTGGCCGAGAAGGCCGACAACCCCAGCCCGACCACGTGGGTCTACACGATCCGCGACGGCGTGAAGTTCTGGGACGGCACGCCGCTGACCGCCGAGGACGTCGCGGCCAGCCTCAACCGCCACCTCGATCCCGCACTCGGCACCTGGTGGGGCGACTACTTCCACACCGTGGAGTCGATCAAGGCGACGGGGCCGATGCAGGTCACCGTCACGTTGAAGCAGCCCGACGTGCTGTTCAACCAGGCGATGGCCTCCGCGGCGGGCGCGATCGTCTCCGCCGAGTACGCCAAGAAGAAGGACCTGGGCTCGCCCACCGGCGGTGTGATGTGCACCGGCCCGTACAAGTACGAGAGCTGGAAGTCCGGCGACTCGCTGACGATCAAGCGCAACGACGCCTACTGGGACACCGCGTTGCGGCCCAAGACCAAGGAACTGGTCTTCCGGTTCATCGCCGACGAGACCACCGCCGTCAACGCGCTGCGCTCCGGCGAGGTGGACGGGCAGTACTTCTACCTGCCCCCCGCGGGACTCGGCCAGCTCCAGCAGTCCACGACCGGCTCGGTCACGCTCGGCAAGTCGCTGACCTTCTGGACGCTGCTGGGCGCCGCCAAGACCGGCCCGTACGCCGACCCGAAGGTCCGCCAGGCCCTGTCGCTGGCGCTGGACCGGGCGGCCATCTCCAAGGTGGTCTTCCAGGGGACGGCGGTGCCGCAGCGCACCCTCGCCGGTGCCGAATACTGGGGATACCAGCGGGACGCCTTCCAGAAGGCCTATGACGCGCTCCCTCCGGAGACGCCCGACCTGGCCAAGGCCAAGCAGTTGCTCACCGAGGCCGGCTCGCCCACCCAGACCATCACCATCGGGATCCAGGGCAGCTCGGCCGTCCACGAGCAGACCGCCAACCTGATCAAGGCGACCGGCGAGGCGCTCGGCCTGAAGATCGAGATCAAGGTGATCCCCGTCGAACAGTACGGGAACCTCTACAGCGACCCCAAGGCCCGTGAGGGCATCGACGCCTTCTTCTCCACCTGGTACGGCAACGTGCCCGACCCGCTCGACATCTACACCGTCTTCCTGGCGGGTAGCCGCACCAACTTCAACGACTACGCGGCCGTGGACGCCGACATCAAGAAGGCGCGGGCGGCCTACGACGAGACGGAGCGGGCGGCGCTGGTGACGACGATCCAGCAGAAGGTCACCGCCGACGTGCCGTGGATGCCGCTCAACAACCTGCCGGTGATCCTGTACATGAACAAGCGGGTGACCGGAGCCGTCGCGTCCTTCCCCTACCTGTACTACCCGTGGGCCGCGGGCCTCGGCGCGGCATGA
- a CDS encoding DUF6986 family protein codes for MSGAGLATELSAGLAAELDTRLAAADERLRTAYPGEPSGRQPVHTVYVPADRYTSDTVRTWGREARAALAEHGRTVMEFAGALDLPPRTAAEVYDRVRAKLEREPVEDLRIDFEDGYGNRSDADEDATARAAAEALAAAVASGDGSPFRGIRFKSFEAPTRRRGLRTLAIFLETLGPPPDGFVVTLPKVTSVEQVEAMVLAAERLEAAYGLEGGSLRFEIQVETPQAILGPDGVSPLASMIRVSAGRCTGLHYGTYDYSAALGVSAAYQSVEHPVADHAKAVMQVAAAGTGVRVSDGSTNVLPVGDTDAVRAAWRLHARLVRRALEGGIHQGWDLHPAQLPSRYAAVYAFFREGLPAAAARLRGYLGRADSGFLDEPATARAMAGFLVRGLDCGAVDEAEVRTLAGIAPPGLRALTQPAGPGRLGRVE; via the coding sequence ATGAGCGGCGCCGGCCTCGCCACCGAGCTCAGCGCCGGGCTCGCCGCCGAGCTCGACACCCGGCTCGCCGCGGCGGACGAGCGACTGCGTACGGCCTACCCCGGTGAGCCGTCCGGCCGGCAGCCGGTGCACACCGTCTACGTCCCGGCCGACCGCTACACCTCGGACACCGTACGGACATGGGGCCGGGAGGCCCGGGCGGCGCTGGCCGAGCACGGCCGGACCGTCATGGAATTCGCCGGCGCGCTCGACCTGCCGCCGCGGACGGCGGCGGAGGTGTACGACCGGGTCCGGGCCAAGCTGGAGCGCGAGCCGGTCGAAGACCTGAGGATCGACTTCGAGGACGGCTACGGCAACCGCTCGGACGCCGACGAGGACGCCACCGCCCGGGCCGCAGCGGAGGCCCTCGCCGCCGCTGTCGCCTCCGGCGACGGCTCGCCCTTCCGCGGAATCCGGTTCAAGAGTTTCGAGGCGCCGACCCGGCGGCGCGGCCTGCGCACCCTGGCGATCTTCCTGGAGACTCTCGGCCCGCCGCCCGACGGCTTCGTCGTCACGCTCCCGAAGGTGACATCCGTCGAGCAGGTGGAGGCGATGGTGCTGGCCGCCGAGCGGCTGGAAGCGGCGTACGGGCTGGAAGGCGGGAGCCTGCGGTTCGAGATCCAGGTGGAGACACCGCAGGCGATCCTCGGCCCGGACGGCGTCTCGCCGCTGGCATCGATGATCCGCGTCTCGGCCGGGCGCTGCACGGGCCTGCACTACGGCACCTACGACTACTCGGCGGCGCTCGGGGTGTCGGCGGCGTACCAGAGCGTGGAGCATCCGGTCGCCGACCACGCCAAGGCGGTGATGCAGGTCGCCGCCGCCGGTACCGGCGTACGCGTCAGCGACGGCTCGACCAACGTGCTCCCGGTCGGCGACACCGACGCGGTCCGCGCCGCCTGGCGGCTGCACGCGCGCCTGGTCCGGCGCGCCCTGGAGGGCGGCATCCACCAGGGCTGGGACCTGCATCCGGCCCAGCTCCCCAGCCGGTACGCCGCCGTCTACGCGTTCTTCCGTGAGGGACTGCCCGCCGCGGCCGCCCGGCTGCGCGGCTATCTCGGCCGCGCGGATTCGGGCTTCCTCGACGAGCCCGCGACCGCCCGGGCGATGGCCGGATTCCTCGTCCGCGGCCTTGACTGCGGCGCCGTCGACGAGGCCGAGGTCCGCACCCTCGCCGGCATCGCCCCACCCGGACTCCGCGCACTGACCCAGCCGGCCGGTCCAGGTCGCCTCGGACGGGTGGAGTGA
- a CDS encoding aspartate/glutamate racemase family protein, with amino-acid sequence MRILIVNVNTTASMTETIRAQAAAYASPGVEIVGLTPSFGPESVEGNFESYLAAVAVMDRVVRYAEPYDAVIQAGYGEHGREGLQELLDVPVVDITEAAAQVAMLIGRTYSVVTTLDRAVPQIEDRLRLAGLADRCASIRASGLSVLELEEDPGRAVDAIVAEAWKAVVDDRAEVICLGCGGMASLGREITAATGVPVVDGVAAAVALAEGLVRLGLTTSKVRTYATPRPKTVTGWPIDNGGVV; translated from the coding sequence ATGCGCATCCTGATCGTGAATGTGAACACCACCGCGTCGATGACCGAGACGATCCGTGCGCAGGCCGCGGCGTACGCGTCGCCAGGCGTCGAGATCGTCGGGCTCACCCCGTCGTTCGGGCCGGAGTCGGTGGAGGGGAACTTCGAGAGCTATCTGGCGGCGGTCGCCGTGATGGACCGGGTCGTCCGGTACGCCGAGCCGTACGACGCGGTGATCCAGGCCGGATACGGCGAGCACGGCCGCGAGGGCCTGCAGGAGCTGCTCGACGTACCCGTGGTGGACATCACCGAGGCGGCCGCGCAGGTCGCGATGCTGATCGGCCGCACGTACTCGGTCGTCACGACGCTGGACCGCGCCGTACCGCAGATCGAGGACAGGTTGCGGCTCGCCGGGCTGGCCGACCGGTGCGCGTCGATCCGGGCCAGCGGGTTGTCGGTCCTCGAACTTGAGGAGGATCCCGGCCGGGCCGTCGACGCGATCGTCGCCGAGGCCTGGAAAGCCGTCGTCGACGACCGAGCTGAGGTGATCTGTCTTGGTTGTGGCGGAATGGCCAGCCTCGGCCGGGAGATCACCGCCGCCACCGGGGTACCCGTCGTCGACGGCGTCGCCGCCGCGGTCGCCCTCGCCGAGGGGCTCGTCCGGCTCGGCCTCACCACGAGCAAGGTCCGCACCTACGCGACGCCACGGCCCAAGACCGTGACCGGGTGGCCGATCGACAATGGAGGTGTCGTCTGA